From the Salvelinus fontinalis isolate EN_2023a chromosome 21, ASM2944872v1, whole genome shotgun sequence genome, the window ccatagggttcttggtcacctccatgaccaaggcccttctcccccgattgctcagtttggccggaaggccagctctaggaagagtcatggtgtttccaaacttcttccatttaagaatgatcgaggccactgtgttcttggggatcttcaatgctgtagaacttttttggtactcttccccagatattTGCCTCGACACAGTctggtctcggagctctacagatacGAGACGTATATGGCagagtctacagacaatcatggattacaaagggaaaaccagccacgttgcgGACACCGAAGTtttgcttccagacaagctaaacaccttctttgcctgctttgaggataacacagtgccaccgatgcggcccgctcccaaggactgtgggctctcagtCTCCAtggcttaccgccccaatagatccacagacgatgcaatcgccatcgcactgcacactgcccgatcccatctggacaagtgaAATAcctatgctgttcattgactacagctcagccttcaacaccacagtaccctccaagctcatcattaagcttggggccctgggtctgaaatcCACCCTGTGTAACCCtggtcttggacttcctgacgggccacccccctcaggtggtgaaggtaggaaacaacacctccacttcgctgatccttaacacaggggccccacaagggtgcgtgctcagccccctcctgtattctctgttcacccatgactgagtAGTCACGCACGCCTCCAGcacaatcatcaagttttctgacaacacaacagcagtaggcctgattaccaacaatgacgagacagcctacagggaggaggtgagggccctggcggagtggagccaggaaaataacctctccatcAATGTCAACAAAATTAAGGAGCTGATAgtggatttcaggaaacagcagagggagcacacccttatccacatcgacgggaccgcagtggaaaaggtggaaagcttaaagttcctcatcgtacacatcactgacaatctgaaatggttcttccacacagacagtgtggtgaagaaagagcaacagcgcctcttcaacctcaggtggctgaagaaatttggcttggcccctaagaccttcAGAAACTTTttcagatgcacaattgagagcattctgtcgggctgtatcaatgcctggtatggcaactgcaccgcccgtaaccgcagggctctccagagagtggcgcggtctgcccaacgcatcaacaggggcacactgcctgccctccaggacacctatagcacctgatgtcacaggaaggccaaaaagatcatcaggcACATCAACAACCTGAGACTTCACCTGTTCactccactatcatccagaaggcgaggtcaatacagctacatcaaagctgggaccgagagactgaaaaacagcttctacctcaaggccatcagactgttaaacagccatcgctagccggctaccaccctgttactcaaccctgcaccttagaggctgctgaccTGTATACATAGACagggaatcactggccactttaatactgtttacatactgctttactcatgtatatactgtattctattcaacTGTATTTTAGtaaatgccactccgacattgctcaacctaatatttatatatttcttaattccgctcttttacttttagatttgtgtattgcttgacactactgcactgttggaacacaagcgtttcgctacaccCATAATAAcaactgctaaatatgtgtatgtgaccaataaaatttgatttgatttacagacaattccttcgacctcatggcttggtttttgctctgacatgcaccgtcaactgtgggaccttatatagacaggtgtgtgcctttccaaatcatgtccaataaattgattttaccacaggtggactccaggctgtagaaacatctcaaggatgatcaatggaaacagcatgcacctgagctcaattttgagtctcatagcaaagggtctgaatatttatgtaaataaggaatgtctgttttttatttttaataaattagcaaaaatgtctaagaacctgttttcactttgtcattatgggttattgtgtgtagattgctgaggctgtaacataacaaaatgtggaaaaagtcaaggggtctgaatactttcctgaagGAACTGTACAGGACAGGAGTTTACCCTTAGAGGGTTAATGCCAACACTGTGCAGTACCAGCACAGGCTCAGGGAGGATATTTGGAAGTAAGAAGGACAGGGAACACTTCAATCCTATTAGACATGTGAGTGTACTGCTGGCGTCTTGAACAATCTGCTAATGTGCAGGGAAAGAGAGGTGCGCACATTGATATGGCATATTGTAGTCCGTGAGGTGCTGGTTGTGGCAAGATGCTAATTCAATTGAACAGACTGCAAGCCTTGAGATATTTTAGAGTTATTTCAGCTCTTTGTCTCATTTGGAGTTCCGTTGTCTGCTTTTAATAGTGTGACAGAGATATTGTTCAGCGTGGCAGTAATCTTGTCTGTCGTGGTTGAGCAGGCAGCTGTACACTAATTGGTCTACCGTAAAACAACATGCAGTTAGTGTTCCAGCTTTGACTATGGCTTGTCATTGTAATGGGCCACATTGCTAAACAATGAGCTAGGTCAGCCCAGAAATCTGATACAGTTCAGTGGGCTACAGTAACTTAGACTTGGTTCTGTTTGTCTCGTATAGGTTCTTTTTTGTCCTCTGCTATCCTCAACTTCCCACAGTCCTTTAGACTCATGCCTTTTGTGTACAGACAACCACATGGTTTCCTTGATTGTTTTACAGTACAAATGATCCCAGAGGTGATTTTAATCTGAGGTGTCCTGAGATTGTATACAGATATGTATATTTATAATGTATAATTCTACATGCAGTATTTGTGTGTTCACGTGTGTTCTGCTGTAGGTGTTTTACACTGAGATGAGGAATGGCCGTCCAGCAAGTTCAGCTGTAGCAGTGAATGTTCGTCTCAGTCTGGACATGTTGGCTACAGTGAGCTATTTCTCCTTCTATATTGAATACGTTATATTTCCAAGTGATTCTTTCAACAAATTTTTTCTGAAAAACCTTTATTTTTACCCTCAGGTAAAGTTCAATGGGCACACAATTTTTGTAAGTGTATTTTGCATTGCATGTTCAACTAATATCATTCAACTGAAATTACTGATAGAATGAGCACAAAATGAGATTCAGTGTTTGTGTcttcctatatatatatttttgtttttgtttttattttcctGTGGCTGTAAGGATGTAGAAGTTGGCAGTTTGAAGATGGCAGCTCAGTATGTGTTTAGTGTCGGTGCGTATGGATGGGCAGGAGAGGGACGACCCAGTGTGCCACGGAGAGTCAGCACCTTCCAACCAGGTAagtggagggagcagagggactCACCTTGGCCAGTCTAGTCATCCTGAATGAGGGAAAACCAGTGAGCTGACTGCATGTCGCAATGAATCTGGGGCTGAATTTACTGAATGTTTAGAAAAGAGTGGTATGGTTGGAGATGGCACTTTGACTACAAATGGCTCTTCTGGGATTGTTATTTTCAGTTCATTCACTCTACTGTACAACAACAATGTGATGCTGTGGGTTGAGGGGATGTTCATGTGGAACCTACTGAATGACCCTCTGCTCCACTGCCCCTGAATGCACCCACGCTTTGAGTTAATAACAAGGACGTGGAATTCCAGAGAAAAGATTTCACATCTTTGATTGTTTTTGTGTCTTTCCACACTCCACCTCTACCCTCAACAGAGATGTGCATGCCCCCCTCGGCCCCCTCGCAACCAGCCGTAGGGGCTGTTTCGGATACTGAAACCGAGTTGTCATGGAAACAGAGTGAAAGAAAGGGAAGCTCACCTGTCCTTCATTTCATTGTGTTTTATATCAGGTAAGagttgtttttcttcttctatTATAGTGCTTATTAGAGTGTGTCCCAGGCAACCGCTTGTCTTTTTCTTTCCTTTACTGCTGTTATTTTTCCTGAAAGTGTTTTATGGTTTAATGTGTCCTTCAATTAACTTCGAAGACCATTTTGGCTGAAAATATTATGGTTGTGCATAATCTCGGTTAACCCAGAAAGTAAAATCTTGCAAAATTTGGTCAGCTTTCTCATTAACTTGTGGGTCTATGTGTTTAGAAATTGACAGTTCCGGCGGTTTGTGAAGTTTCCACCACCACAAAAAGAAACTCTCAGTCTTCACCCAATCCTGATACGTCTGTATAACCAGCGGCGAAAACCCAAAGACCTGAACTACTCCAGCTCGTTATCTCACACCTCCCATTCAATCCCGGCTGATTCTTCGGTCTACACGCAGAATTTGTCCACGGGAGATTAGGTTGTACATAACATACGGTGGCTATTTTCAACAATCTCCTGGAACCACTGCTCTTACAGAATGGTTGCCAACAAGAAATAGTCAATTAGTCAAACATTTTGATAGATTTGAATGGACATTCCAAAAGGAGTCATTTGAACAGCAAACCGAGTAAATGTTTGCGTGCAGCCTGTTGTTTGCGTGTTGGGACCAAACATGGAATGTTAATGATGCTGTGAAGTACCGTAGGATTTTTATTGAGTAATTCATCTCTTGTCTAAAGAGCTGCCAGAATGGCCAGATAGCAGATATCCAGAGCCAGGGACagaccacacacatacagtatacaccagagaGAGATGATGTGTGTCTGTATCCAGATAGACACTGTTCTGTTAACAAAATGACTAGAGGGCTAAAATGACTGGAGGGCATCTGAATGCCTGGTAACTATATTCCTGGTAACTATTTGAGTCACAAATAGTCTTTCCTCGCTTGAATCTGTTGTGAATAGAGGATGGATACGGACTATCATGGAAACTACGTGACCGGAGTTGAAGGATGTTGACAAAGGCAGTATAATACTTATGAAGGCTGTAGTCAGCATGATTTTGTGGACAAGGGCAACGCGAACATACTTCACTTGTCTACATTTTGCTGAGCTCAGTTTCACTGACAGGCTGTTGTTCAGACCTTCACAATTCTATAATGTCTCAACCTGTCCCAGCAATGGCAATATGAGCACGCAATTACTGTAAGCAAGCAGGTGTTTGTGTTTTGGAAGAGCCTGTCTCACACGTGTACGTGGACGCTGTCTAACGTGTGTAAGAGAGTTCCTAACCTATCCCTTACCCGCCTGTCTTTGACACACTACCCAGTCAGATTGTAATGGCTGATTTAACAAGTTAAATGCATTCACAGTTACTTATACCGTTACCTCAGAGTCTGTCTCTACCTGTGATACCATGCAGACCAGAACTGGACTCCGAGTGGACGTCCCTAAAGGATCCAGTGAACAGCAGCTCGGTGGTTGTGAGAGGACTGGATCCTGACACTCAGTACCATTTTGCTGTCCAGGCAGTCAATGTCTACGGAGCCAGCCCACACAGTGCCATCACTGACCCAATATGGACCTTCAGTGAGTGTGGGGAGGCATCTCTTCATTAATGATTGGATAAACTGCTCGTCCATGTCCGTGATTGTCATTTATTCATGTCTCTGTGTTAGGTGTGCAGGAGGGGGGCAGCGGGAGCTTGGGTCAGGGTTCTCCTGGCAACGGCTACATTAATCAGGAGGATTTGACTGATGTTAAGAACTCTGATTATGGGGCCCTCATTCAGGAGGTAAAAGACAGTGTCATGCAGGCTTCACAATCACTATGTTTCTCGTTAGCTATTTCCCAAACGTCCAAGTATCTCTTCTTTATTGTGTCCTACGGTCTTTGCTCCAGCCACTTTTCTCTCCAGAAGAAGACAGAAGATCTCTGCCGAGGTCCCGAACATGGAGTCCCATCTCACACACAGGGGGAGGAGGAATGTCTCCTAGAGAGAACACTGCTGATTCTGGCACCATCATCACTGCTAACAAGGCAGCCACTATAATATCCACCTCTACCACACCCATTCCCGCCAACCACACGCTTACCACCAACCCAGTTGCCCTCACCTCGTCTCCAGGCCTGGATAGCATTCTGCCGACCCCTAGCTCAGCCCCAATCCCGGCCCACTCCACCCTGGCTGTCCCCTTCTCCCCTACCCCTCCCGGCCCCAGGTCCCAGTGGAATGGACAGGTGAGGGAGCTTTATGACCTGGCCTGTGAGGACGCTGTGTGTTCTCTCAACAGTGTGTGTATAGATGACTACCAAAGTGGGGGATCTCGCTGTTACTGTGCCCTGGGCCGAGGAGGGGACGCCTGCTCTCAGGGTGAGACGAGAACCTCTCTAATGGACCATTATTGCTTAGTTGATGGACACTAGTCTCTCTGTTTTGCTACTGAATTTGagcttatttgtttatttttgttctgGGTTTCTTTGTCCTCCAGTTGTAGTGGTGAAATATCCACAGTTTTACGGCTTCTCCCATGTTGCCTTTGAGCCTCTGAAGAATTCCTATCAATCCTTTCAGATCATGCTTGAGTTTAAGGTAAAATGTTGATGTCGGTTTCATTCTGAATGTGTTGCATTTCCTTCATAGAAATAAGCTGTAAAGCTATTTTGTGCATCCCAAATAAAAGTCAATGGTATTCTAAAGAATGTAAAACAAATGGATGCTCACCCCTGTCTTGTTACTCCACAGACTGACTCCGAGAATGGCCTTCTGTTGTTCTGTGGGGAGAATGAACATGGCAGTGGAGACTTCACCTCACTGGCTCTCATACATGGGAAGCTCCACTTTAGGTGGGTGCATGTTGATACAAATCAGTCAGTCacgcactgactgactgattcacctctatctgtgtgtgtaggtTTAACTGTGGCACAGGCACTGCCCAGATAGTGAGTGGGAGTCGGGTGGCACTGGACCAGTGGCACAGTGTCGTTGTCGGCAGGGAGGGTGCGATTGGCTGGCTAAGACTGGACAATGACACACCTGTGACAGGACACGCACAGGTGAGGACAATTCATTCTGTATATAGGACATACATTACAAAAGAGCACACTCTGCTGCTACTGGTAAATACGCATTGTACAATGTAATAACCCTACGTGCGGCCCGGCCCTGTCCGGGTGTGTATCTCCTAATCTCTGATCCTACAGGGCGACTACAATAAGATCACATTCAGAACCCCTCTTTATGTGGGCGGCTCCCCTAATGCTTATTGGCTGGCCAGGACAGCAGGGACCAATCGGGGTTTCCAGGGGTGTATCCAGACGCTAAGTATCAACAGCAGGGTGACGGACATGAGGCCTTGGCCAATGGGATGGG encodes:
- the LOC129818646 gene encoding pikachurin-like; protein product: MHLGAKERLHPPLDIELETINCTAVRVKWWIPWRHISTVTGYKVFYTEMRNGRPASSAVAVNVRLSLDMLATVKFNGHTIFDVEVGSLKMAAQYVFSVGAYGWAGEGRPSVPRRVSTFQPEMCMPPSAPSQPAVGAVSDTETELSWKQSERKGSSPVLHFIVFYIRPELDSEWTSLKDPVNSSSVVVRGLDPDTQYHFAVQAVNVYGASPHSAITDPIWTFSVQEGGSGSLGQGSPGNGYINQEDLTDVKNSDYGALIQEPLFSPEEDRRSLPRSRTWSPISHTGGGGMSPRENTADSGTIITANKAATIISTSTTPIPANHTLTTNPVALTSSPGLDSILPTPSSAPIPAHSTLAVPFSPTPPGPRSQWNGQVRELYDLACEDAVCSLNSVCIDDYQSGGSRCYCALGRGGDACSQVVVVKYPQFYGFSHVAFEPLKNSYQSFQIMLEFKTDSENGLLLFCGENEHGSGDFTSLALIHGKLHFRFNCGTGTAQIVSGSRVALDQWHSVVVGREGAIGWLRLDNDTPVTGHAQGDYNKITFRTPLYVGGSPNAYWLARTAGTNRGFQGCIQTLSINSRVTDMRPWPMGWALSGADVGECSASVCEGVTCANEGTCFASHADGYICLCALGYRGPLCQESFQLVAPYFNASVLSYASALWPRSSRHYLSWMEFEVTFRPTAPDGILLYSQDSASRDFLSISLLGGYLEFSFDCGSGTATTRSEETLTMNAWHQLRVSRTGREGILQVDNQMPTHSLGEGAFTQIRCSGPLYIGGVPEHTNPRSKINAGAALLHHFTGSIQKITLNERSIRLPQDFSEGVNIDNSLHPCVDSPCANRGTCRPKQALYECDCPLGYTGKHCLQVTEATETPQFIGRSYLVYNNKDILKRVSGCRTHVLLRFRSSAQDGLLLWRGHTPVRANSDFVSLGLEDGALIFSYNLGSGVAIVMINGTFSDGQWHRVKAIRDGQYGSLTVDHYETSTGRSPGNMRQLNTNSMVYLGGMKEVGLYNHGQYLWGLVGCISQLTLSTDYHLSLVGDAAAGKNINTCRP